One Candidatus Eisenbacteria bacterium DNA window includes the following coding sequences:
- the tuf gene encoding elongation factor Tu (EF-Tu; promotes GTP-dependent binding of aminoacyl-tRNA to the A-site of ribosomes during protein biosynthesis; when the tRNA anticodon matches the mRNA codon, GTP hydrolysis results; the inactive EF-Tu-GDP leaves the ribosome and release of GDP is promoted by elongation factor Ts; many prokaryotes have two copies of the gene encoding EF-Tu): protein MAKARFERTKPHVNVGTIGHVDHGKTTLTSAITMYLAKTGQAEVRSFDSIDKAPEEKARGITIATAHVEY from the coding sequence ATGGCCAAGGCGAGGTTTGAGCGGACGAAGCCGCACGTGAACGTCGGAACGATCGGGCACGTGGATCACGGAAAGACAACACTAACGTCGGCGATCACGATGTATTTGGCGAAGACGGGGCAGGCGGAAGTACGTTCCTTCGACAGTATTGATAAAGCGCCGGAAGAGAAGGCGCGAGGTATTACGATTGCGACAGCGCACGTCGAGTAT